The genomic segment ATATGTCCTTTTAGGCTTATCGGCGTGTATCCTTTTACTTGGTATTGGAATTACCCACAGTAAAATTATCCTCAAGTTCAACCCGTATGCTGCATTGAATATTCTGTTTATTGTCTTTGTGCTGCTTTCTTCAATGTGGGCGATAGATGCTTCGGACTCTGTGATTATGGCACGAACGTTGATGCGTATTTTTGTATGTGCATATGCGGTGTACATCACCTACCTGAGCATTCCCGAATTGGACGAGACTGTGCTGCTGAAAGCAGTTATGTGGGCAGGATATATCGTTGCAATTTACTCCCTCGCTTTTTACGGGATTGACGAGATGGTCTCCGCAGGAAGCAATTCAAGTCTGCGTATCGAAAGTGAATTTTCCAATGTTAATACGATTGGATTGGCCTGTGCTCTTTCATGTGTACTTCAAATCAATCTTCGTAATCTTTGCCCAAAGGATCATTTCTTCCCGTCTGCACTCTTTATGATACCAAGTATCATTGTTCTTGCTGCTACGCAAAGCAGAAAAGCATTGGTTTTTTTTATAGTCGGTGCTTTGGGATATGCAGTTGTAAAAGCGCAAGAATCAAAAAAGAGTCTCTTTATTAAAACTGTCAAGATTTTGTTCGGCATTTTAATTCTGGCGCTGCTTATTTATTGGCTTTTGCAATTGGAGGCTTTTACAGGAGTCCGGGAGCGCATGGAAGGTGTCATAAATGCCGTTTTCGGAAACGGGAAGGTGGACAGTTCTACAATAAAGCGAAGCAACCTCAGAGCGTTGGGAATAGAATGGTTCTTAAAGCATCCTTTTGCAGGCATTGGAATTGCAAATCCTCATATTTTAACCAATCAGTACTACGCTTTTGATGCCTACCTTCATGATAATTTCGTTGAGCTGCTTTGCGGTGGCGGAATTATAGGATTTAGCCTTTACTATTCTATGTATGTATATCTGTTCTTGCAACTATGGAACTATAGAAGAATAGATCCGCAGAGAGCAGCATTTTTTGCACTTTGGCTTGGCTTGATGCTGGCTATGAATTATGGGATGGTAACTTATTATTCAAAAGCCCAGAACTTTTATCTGATGATTCATTTTGTGAATGTGTTTCAATTAAAGCAAAAAGCAGTATTAGAGGAAGGCAATGCCTAATGAATATTAAAAGATATGCACGGGCGATGCGAAAATACAT from the Ruminococcus champanellensis 18P13 = JCM 17042 genome contains:
- a CDS encoding O-antigen ligase family protein; translation: MIITLRKVATGLIFVCTTALFVLFILFDSYTWGKYVLLGLSACILLLGIGITHSKIILKFNPYAALNILFIVFVLLSSMWAIDASDSVIMARTLMRIFVCAYAVYITYLSIPELDETVLLKAVMWAGYIVAIYSLAFYGIDEMVSAGSNSSLRIESEFSNVNTIGLACALSCVLQINLRNLCPKDHFFPSALFMIPSIIVLAATQSRKALVFFIVGALGYAVVKAQESKKSLFIKTVKILFGILILALLIYWLLQLEAFTGVRERMEGVINAVFGNGKVDSSTIKRSNLRALGIEWFLKHPFAGIGIANPHILTNQYYAFDAYLHDNFVELLCGGGIIGFSLYYSMYVYLFLQLWNYRRIDPQRAAFFALWLGLMLAMNYGMVTYYSKAQNFYLMIHFVNVFQLKQKAVLEEGNA